In a genomic window of Plasmodium cynomolgi strain B DNA, scaffold: 1068, whole genome shotgun sequence:
- a CDS encoding CYIR protein (putative;~vir-type antigen) → MTKSDLDELPSNTFFKLLNDNENGNIDGKKYSIDCERIGIGYSEQPKIKKICTKLEKNIHYLENDHNKNYSENVLKDYSSIFDKHCFDLNYWLYDELSNNLHEKIQKQWNNINRNDPSNNSRKICKPQSELFKTGLFKHTKNCLITLKIMEHLKRNGNREDKSKEDKNKYILRLY, encoded by the exons ATGACAAAATCTGATTTAGATGAATTACCTtcaaacacattttttaaattgttgaATGACAATGAAAATGGCAATATAGATGGCAAAAAGTATTCTATTGATTGTGAACGTATTGGAATAGGTTATTCTGAACAACctaaaattaagaaaatttgcaccaaacttgaaaaaaatatacactaTTTAGAAAATGATCATAATAAAAACTATTCAGAAAATGTTCTTAAAGACTATTCATCAATTTTCGATAAGCATTGTTTTGATTTGAATTACTGGTTATATGATGAATTAAGTAATAATCTTCATGAAa aaattcaAAAACAGTGGAATAATATTAACAGAAATGATCCATCTAATAATAGTCGTAAAATATGTAAACCCCAATCCGAACTTTTTAAAACAGGATTATTCAAACATACTAAAAATTGCTTGATTACTTTGAAAATTATGgaacatttaaaaagaaatggaaacaGAGAAGACAAAAGCAAAGAAgacaaaaacaaatatatattgcgACTATATTAA